The Anastrepha ludens isolate Willacy chromosome 2, idAnaLude1.1, whole genome shotgun sequence genome contains a region encoding:
- the LOC128855985 gene encoding uncharacterized protein LOC128855985 — MPAFKALLQKSRHLKYLSFPRERFDYIKPEWKLTAALKHYKPSKRIIELAQPVNRGIGIVYSISRGKKSNQTTNYQPSKRIIELAVAPVKPPANIDKRKYPYLIPSKALRAKPTPRILELAAPKEYESFEHLDPWAVPKSALRAKASQRIEMLSKPKRCANVVSHSKLL, encoded by the exons ATGCCCGCATTTAAGGCCTTACTTCAGAAGTCACGGCATTTAAAGTATTTGTCGTTTCCTCGAGAAAGATTTGACTACATCAAGCCAGAATGGAAGTTGACAGCAGCGTTGAAGCATTACAAACCATCCAAGCGTATCATTGAGTTGGCACAGCCAGTTAATCGTGGAATAGGTATAGTTTACTCAATCTCGCGAGGAAAGAAGTCAAATCAAACAACAAATTATCAAC CCTCTAAACGCATTATTGAATTGGCAGTTGCACCAGTGAAACCGCCAGCTAATATAGATAAGCGAAAATATCCATATCTCATTCCTTCTAAAGCCTTGCGCGCTAAACCTACACCTCGTATTCTGGAATTAGCTGCTCCAAAGGAGTACGAATCCTTTGAACACCTTGACCCTTGGGCTGTACCAAAATCAGCACTAAGGGCTAAGGCGTCTCAAAGGATCGAAATGCTCTCGAAACCGAAGAGATGCGCTAATGTAGTGAGCCATTCTAAATTACTGTAA
- the LOC128855986 gene encoding DNA polymerase theta isoform X2, translating to MAFSQSLDIGNSTLLNLDSQARHAITQGLIEDAQHDAQNHSNNYEDVVEVIQESPVHEQRSKHYGNGIGMSMFSRSRTQRQQYRSNNSKITNAEDVDSKGKERRRLRNSKSDSTLPKPELSTANSRAENYTEIFRSGFTFSIEGDQQKSVLAEEVSVLRVSQIEAAFEEIKEESEGIAENVAEDYVHHEKPPNHDLDDPIFSEDLKGILESVQVEEDIAKCRKAANEPEEHQLDLSRFICADLSNSEIKQQIKKELQISRHEVSKFNEVLENTSFREGKNNPYAQKDLQSKKTSTSALKIPTPEKSKNVTQDLESLKRISAWNLPHSVLQEYEKKGVVKMFDWQIKCLSNPKVLFEHCNLVYSAPTSAGKSLVSEILLLKTVLERGKKVLFILPFISVVREKMVYLQDLLTVAGYRVEGFFGGYTPPGGFDNMHVAICTIEKANSIVNKLLEQGKLADIGTVVVDEVHLISDAGRGYILELLIAKVLYMSRKYGIQMQIVAMSATLANVELLKRWLDAELFITDFRPVALQEMIKIGNKIYDNKMRLLRDVTEPLHGEKHPFPSLQNDNDHVAQLCIETLLEGCSVVVFCPSKDWCENLATQLASAIQTLINSKSSWGERLRAQIKKDAIEDVKKQLRDIPTGLDAVLDKAVTFGCAFHHAGLTSEERDIIEASFKSCALKIIVATSTLSSGVNLPARRVLIRTPLFGGKQMSSLTYRQMIGRAGRTGKDTLGESILICTPANARIGQQLVQEDLRPIYSCLEQESSTHLKRALLEVISSGVATSKEDIDNFIKCTLLWAEKQLSEQGKDKSESDDGLFITDAIDFLIEYEFVRLQVDSETNRENFLATRLGQACLAASMPPTDGLLLFAELQKSRRCFVLESELHAVYLVTPYSVCYQLQDLDWLLFLDMWEKLTPAMKMVGELIGVKESFLVRAMRGQTKLDYKLMQIHKRFYTALALQELVNEVPINTVAMKYKCNRGILQSLQQMSSTFAGIVTAFCNSLQWSTLSLVVSQFKERLFFGIHRDLIDLMRLPDVNHKRARALFDADIKTLVELANADMFDVEKVLYNALSFDSAKKHDNEADYETEQRNQARDFFITGKVGLTVADGAKLLIDEARKFVQYEIGVGAIKWTQSDTNTTNDADSLHMSCEGDRNETGLKRKSEKSCSEKKTAVTPPKLKRLESDNRQELVEEKPSTSKESLSALRQRQLLVVEQNKPMAGKNRNRSSDENERNTASKPSGEENVAISIKKESTMRHIKMQGEGSATSPFKKFTKSSMPPPTAEDVKENINITYASNQNTAGKKVKVVQNLQKNQNQTNQKNKILERETKIAAQKPKSADSGVKRKSIEGKRPQKSPIAETRKYGLRKSAENTGTAMQLSTQQHSTKDGTKAKPNANGNAADRHTPVLVNHVTKTKNTPNSHRQSPRTGQILQCAPRRSPRNHQRNSTNSANSTSAANTVPLPQVSTTAKHIDQSLFMSDDSFELNTGINAALENADQLNNPPVLTTLHKDDADEIPESQQIVQDVIDSPVPAKHSVHASRLLRTTQRLKSYKSSSTKNESSTASMPSSSIEVSELSLESSLLKNPLQLNASHILNCSKVDTASSNFNRLEVVDICGDQKLFSAACHELMEVKRFGFCVGLQQQENKRKPLIGGNLLINQQKSDDAAEDVATAKEFQIDDNAYLAGCAFGVTENIVYYMNMQREGTCKNVTTEMKCKFLRALLTANAFTLLCVDAKEQLKILCRILGEFNELRVEIEDPKVANWLLQPDKFMTLHEMAQQFAPECAALAGLCGNGRNYGSHGLHTASCILAKMFS from the exons ATGGCTTTTTCCCAATCGCTCGATATTGGTAACAGCACTTTGTTGAATTTAGACAGCCAAGCGCGACATGCCATTACCCAAGGATTAATAGAGGATGCGCAACACGACGCGCAAAATCACTCAAACAATTATGAAGACGTTGTCGAAGTTATACAGGAATCTCCAGTACATGAGCAACGCTCCAAGCATTATGGGAATGGCATTGGCATGTCTATGTTCAGCAGGTCACGCACGCAGCGTCAACAATATCGCAGCAATAATAGTAAGATCACTAACGCAGAAGATGTGGATTCGAAGGGAAAAGAGCGACGTCGCCTGCGTAATAGTAAATCGGATTCCACACTTCCCAAACCCGAGTTGTCAACGGCAAATTCCAGAGCTGAGAACTACACCGAAATTTTTCGTAGTGGGTTCACATTTTCAATAGAAGGtgatcaacaaaaaagtgtgcTTGCTGAGGAAGTTTCAGTCTTGCGCGTTTCCCAAATCGAAGCAgcatttgaagaaataaaggaaGAAAGCGAGGGAATAGCTGAAAATGTCGCAGAAGATTATGTTCATCATGAAAAGCCGCCCAATCACGATTTAGATGACCCAATATTTTCGGAAGATTTAAAAGGTATCCTAGAAAGTGTTCAAGTTGAAGAAGATATAGCAAAATGTAGAAAAGCAGCAAACGAACCCGAAGAACACCAATTAGATCTTAGTAGATTTATCTGCGCAGACTTATCCAACTCAGagataaaacaacaaataaaaaaagagcttCAAATTAGCCGCCACGAGGTATCCAAATTCAATGAGGTATTGGAGAATACTTCGTTCAGAGAAGGCAAGAATAACCCCTATGCGCAGAAAGATCTTCAATCGAAGAAAACTTCAACATCCGCTTTAAAGATCCCAACTCCAGAAAAGAGCAAAAATGTTACACAAGACTTAGAATCGCTTAAACGTATTAGTGCATGGAATTTGCCACATAGTGTTTTACAGGAATATGAAAAAAAGGGTGTCGTTAAAATGTTCGATTGGCAAATAAAGTGCCTGAGCAATCCTAAG GTTCTATTCGAGCACTGCAACCTCGTCTATTCTGCTCCCACATCAGCTGGCAAGTCACTGGTGAGCGAGATTTTACTCTTAAAAACTGTTCTGGAACGTGGCAAGAAAGTTCTCTTTATACTACCGTTCATTTCTGTGGTACGCGAAAAAATGGTTTACCTTCAAGATTTGCTAACTGTAGCTGGGTACCGCGTAGAAGGTTTCTTTGGAGGCTACACCCCGCCTGGCGGTTTTGATAATATGCATGTTGCCATATGTACCATCGAAAAGGCTAACTCCATCGTTAACAAACTATTAGAGCAAGGAAAACTTGCCGACATCGGCACTGTTGTGGTGGATGAAGTGCACCTGATATCGGATGCTGGTCGTGGTTACATACTTGAACTTTTAATCGCAAAGGTGTTGTACATGTCACGCAAGTATGGcatccaaatgcaaatagtagCAATGTCAGCGACTTTAGCTAATGTGGAATTGCTCAAGCGTTGGTTGGACGCAGAGCTGTTTATAACGGACTTTCGCCCGGTAGCACTACAGGAGATGATTAAAATCGGCAACAAGATTTATGATAACAAAATGCGTCTATTGCGTGATGTTACCGAACCCCTACACGGAGAGAAGCATCCTTTTCCTTCATTGCAAAACGATAATGATCACGTGGCACAGCTGTGTATTGAGACACTACTAGAGGGCTGTTCTGTGGTTGTATTTTGCCCTTCTAAAGATTGGTGTGAAAATTTAGCTACTCAATTGGCAAGCGCCATACAAACTTTGATCAACAGCAAAAGCAGTTGGGGTGAACGGTTACGCGCTCAAATCAAAAAAGACGCAATTGAAGATGTAAAAAAACAGTTACGTGATATCCCGACAg GTCTCGATGCTGTGCTCGACAAAGCGGTCACGTTTGGCTGCGCATTTCATCATGCGGGGCTCACAAGTGAGGAACGCGATATCATCGAGGCGAGTTTTAAGTCATGCGCTTTGAAGATAATTGTCGCCACCAGCACACTAAGCTCCGGTGTCAATCTACCAGCGCGTCGAGTATTAATTCGTACACCACTTTTCGGCGGCAAACAAATGAGTTCACTCACCTACCGACAAATGATTGGCCGTGCGGGGCGGACAGGAAAg GATACTTTAGGAGAATCTATTTTAATTTGTACACCCGCTAATGCACGAATTGGCCAGCAACTGGTTCAAGAGGATTTGAGGCCAATATATTCCTGCCTCGAGCAAGAGAGTAGT ACCCATCTTAAACGCGCGCTACTCGAAGTGATTTCTTCCGGCGTTGCTACAAGCAAAGAAGACATTGATAACTTCATAAAATGCACCCTTCTGTGGGCGGAAAAGCAACTCAGTGAGCAGGGAAAGGACAAAAGTGAAAGCGATGATGGACTTTTCATAACGGATGCCATCGATTTTCTCATTGAGTATGAATTTGTGCGCCTCCAGGTCGATAGCGAAACGAACAGGGAAAACTTCCTGGCTACACGTTTAGGTCAAGCGTGTTTGG CCGCATCTATGCCGCCTACCGACGGACTTCTACTCTTTGCCGAGTTGCAAAAGTCACGTCGTTGCTTTGTGCTCGAGTCTGAACTGCACGCTGTGTACTTGGTGACGCCATACTCGGTATGCTACCAGTTGCAGGACCTGGATTGGCTGCTTTTCCTCGACATGTGGGAGAAATTGACACCAGCTATGAAGATGGTCGGCGAACTCATTGGTGTGAAGGAGTCATTTCTAGTGCGTGCGATGCGCGGGCAGACGAAATTAGACTACAAACTCATGCAAATACATAAAAG GTTCTACACTGCCTTGGCACTGCAGGAGCTAGTGAATGAGGTGCCCATAAACACAGTAGCCATGAAATACAAATGCAACCGCGGCATATTGCAAAGTCTGCAGCAAATGTCCTCCACATTCGCAGGCATTGTCACCGCTTTCTGCAACTCGCTCCAGTGGTCCACTTTATCATTGGTCGTATCACAATTTAAGGAACGCCTCTTTTTCGGAATACATCGTGACTTAATCGATTTGATGCGCCTGCCGGACGTAAATCATAAACGCGCGAGAGCACTTTTTGATGCCGATATAAAAACGCTTGTGGAGCTTGCAAATGCGGATATGTTCGATGTGGAAAAAGTGCTCTACAATGCTTTGAGCTTCGACTCGGCCAAAAAGCATGACAATGAAGCCGATTATGAAACAGAACAGCGAAACCAAGCTCGCGATTTTTTCATAACTGGAAAAGTGGGTTTGACGGTAGCTGACGGCGCAAAATTACTGATAGACGAAGCGCGTAAATTTGTGCAATACGAGATCGGCGTGGGCGCAATTAAGTGGACTCAAAGTGATACAAATACAACCAACGATGCAGACAGTTTGCATATGTCCTGTGAAGGAGATAGAAATGAGACTGGCTTGAAACGTAAAAGTGAGAAAAGTTGCAGCGAGAAAAAGACTGCAGTAACGCcaccgaaactgaagaggctgGAGAGCGACAACAGGCAAGAATTAGTGGAAGAAAAGCCGTCAACAAGCAAAGAAAGCCTGTCTGCTTTAAGGCAGCGGCAACTGTTAGTGGTGGAACAAAATAAGCCAATGGCTGGGAAAAATAGAAATCGAAGTAGCGATGAAAACGAAAGAAATACTGCTTCGAAACCCAGCGGCGAAGAAAATGTGGCGATTTCGattaaaaaagaatctacaaTGCGACACATAAAAATGCAAGGCGAGGGATCAGCTACATccccttttaaaaaatttaccaaatcaAGCATGCCTCCACCGACCGCAGAAGACGTTaaggaaaatataaacattACGTACGCTTCCAATCAAAATACAGCCGGGAAGAAGGTTAAAGTTGTacaaaatttgcagaaaaaccaaaatcaaactaatcagaaaaataaaattcttgaaaGAGAAACGAAAATTGCGGCGCAAAAGCCAAAAAGCGCTGATTCTGGCGTGAAACGTAAATCAATAGAAGGCAAAAGGCCACAAAAATCACCCATTGCCGAAACTAGAAAATATGGGTTGCGCAAATCTGCCGAGAATACAGGAACTGCAATGCAATTATCTACTCAGCAGCATTCCACGAAAGATGGCACTAAGGCTAAACCAAATGCCAACGGTAATGCTGCAGACAGACACACCCCTGTGCTCGTGAATCAcgttacaaaaaccaaaaacacacCCAACTCTCACAGACAATCGCCGCGAACAGGGCAAATTTTGCAGTGCGCGCCTCGTCGAAGTCCACGCAACCACCAACGAAATTCCACCAATTCTGCAAATTCTACTTCTGCGGCAAACACAGTGCCCCTCCCACAAGTATCCACCACCGCTAAGCATATTGACCAATCCCTTTTTATGTCTGACGACTCTTTCGAGTTAAATACGGGCATTAATGCGGCACTTGAGAACGCCGATCAGTTGAACAATCCTCCAGTGTTAACAACGCTCCACAAAGATGATGCAGACGAAATTCCCGAATCTCAGCAAATTGTGCAAGATGTGATTGACTCGCCGGTGCCGGCGAAACACTCAGTGCACGCTTCACGTCTACTGCGCACAACACAACGCTTGAAATCATATAAGAGTAGTTCGACGAAAAACGAGTCCTCTACCGCCTCAATGCCATCCAGTTCAATAGAGGTGTCTGAGTTATCACTTGAGAGCTCGCTGCTTAAAAATCCACTGCAATTGAATGCCTCGCATATTTTAAATTGCTCGAAAGTTGACACAGCTTCCTCCAATTTCAATCGTCTTGAAGTTGTGGATATCTGTGGCGATCAGAAACTCTTCAGTGCCGCATGCCACGAGCTCATGGAGGTCAAACGTTTCGGCTTTTGTGTGGGCTTGCAGCAGCAGGAAAATAAACGCAAGCCATTAATAGGTGGCAATTTGCTAATTAATCAACAGAAAAGTGACGATGCGGCGGAGGACGTTGCGACCGCAAAGGAGTTCCAAATCGACGACAACGCGTATTTGGCTGGTTGTGCTTTTGGAGTTACAGAGAACATCgtttattatatgaatatgcagaGGGAAGGCACCTGCAAAAATGTGACTACAGAAATGAAGTGCAAATTTTTGCGCGCACTGCTAACTGCCAACGCCTTCACATTGCTTTGCGTCGACGCAAAGGAGCAGCTGAAGATTTTGTGCCGCATTTTGGGCGAATTCAATGAGCTGCGCGTTGAAATAGAAGACCCAAAGGTGGCAAACTGGCTGCTGCAGCCAGACAAGTTTATGACCTTGCATGAAATG GCGCAACAATTCGCCCCGGAGTGCGCCGCTCTTGCTGGTTTATGTGGCAATGGACGTAACTACGGCAGTCACGGCCTGCATACCGCCAGCTGCATTTTGGCCAAG ATGTTCAGTTGA